The Cellulosilyticum sp. I15G10I2 nucleotide sequence GTCTTCTTTTTTTAGGCTCAATGGGTAAAAATATTAAAAGCGCTACACTTATGTTGGCAGATGGCAAACTCATGGGGGGGACAGATAAATTTAATGAAGAAGATCTAGCAAACGTTCAATTTATTGAATCAAAAAATGGGGCTATGTGGCAAAAGGGATTAGGCACATTAGAAGATGATATTTTCTTTATCAAAAATATCGAGGCCCTATCTGAAAACGATAAATGTGTCGTGGTTGTTTCGGTAAATGCTCAAGCTTTTATAAATAACCTAGAAACTATTGAGCTTTTAGATGGCGCTAATCTTTATATAACTGACAACGCTGGCAACATGATTTATAACAAGGACCCTAAGGTTAAAACGGTTGACCAAGCAATATGGAGTGAAATCGATAAAGAAAAAGAATTTGGTACAACAAGTACGGCTAAGACACTTATTACATATTCCCTGCTGCCAAATGACTGGCATATTATAGCTGAAATTCCTGTAAGATCTTTAACCAGTCAGTTAGATGCTTCTACCGTTATCATATGGATTCTTATTTTTGTTATAGGAGCGCTTGCAATTCTTGTAGGCTCATTAGTATCCAACAGTTTTTCAAATCCAATTATTAATCTTATGACACTTATGAAACGTGCCGAAGAAGGCGATCTTACTGTTCAAATGCCTGCCAAAGGAAATGATGAAATTGCCAGACTCTGTACAAGTTTTAATCACATGATTAAAAATATTCGTGGACTATTGAAAGATACAAAACATGTCATTATAGAGACCTTAGAAGAAAGCAAGATACTGCGAAATTCCACGGAGCAGTCTGTTGAAACCTTTGAGCAATTGAGTATGTCCATAAATGGCATCGCAGAGGGAACAAACCATCAGGCTGAAGATGCACAGGAAAGCTCTGTGGTTATGACAAACTTATCTGATAGTATGCAGGATGTCATGCATAAAACAAATACCATCTTTGAAAATAATCAAGGAGCAAAAGAAATGATTCAAGTAGCTACAAGCAGCATGCAGTTTTTAAGTGTAACTATGAAATCCTCTATTTTGGCCTCAGCTCAGATTCATAAAAGTATTATAGAGTTAAGTGGGTTAACAAAAAGTATTGAAGACATTATGAAATTAGTAGATGGTATAAGTGGACAAACAAACCTGCTTGCCCTGAATGCAAGTATTGAGGCCGCAAGAGCGGGAGCAGTAGGAAAAGGGTTTGCTGTTGTTGCTCATGAAGTTAGAAATTTAGCAGAACAATCTAAAAGTGCTACTGTCGGCGTTAGAAGAACCCTTAATAATATTGAGGCTAAGACAAAGGATACGGTTAACCTAGTTGAAAAATCAAGGGAAACCTTTGCAAGTCAGGAAGAAGCCGTTAAACAAGTGTATGAAATATTTTATAGTATTATTGATATTTTAAAGCATATGGATTTAGACCTTGAACAAGTTAATGATAAGGTTAAAAGTATGCGTACTTTAAAAGAAGAAATGGTTAATAAAATTGATAATATTGCTATTGTTACCCAAGAATCAGCAGCTTCTACACAAGAAGTCAGTGCATTAAGTGAAGAGCAGAAAACAGTTGTTGAAAATTTGTATGATTTATCTAACAGGCTTACTTTTGCAATGGAAAATTTGAATGCTACAATTCAGACTTTCGATGTTGATTAAATTGACTGTTTCTATAAGTGATTCTATAATTAGCGGGACTCTCCCCAGTTGCTTTTTTAAAAATTCGGCTAAAATGAAAAGGGTCTGGGTAGCCGCAAAGTTCTGCCACAGATTTGATTGAAAGTTCAGGATTGATTAGGAGTTGCTTGGCAATAGTTATGCGATAATCGGTAAGATATTTAAGCGGAGATGTATTTGTATATTTAATAAAAATTTTAGTGAGGTAAGAAGATGAAAATCCAAACTGTGCAGACAAAGTATTAAGATCAATAGGTGACTTATAATTAGTATGCATAAATTGCTGTACCAGCATAACTATTTCTTTTGGAGTCTGCTGTGTTGAATTAGGCAGTAAAGAAGAGTCGTTAAGTTCTGTCAGAAGACTTTGTTTAAGTGAGAGCAGTAAAGTTTTTAGTTCATCATTATTAATAGGTTTAAGAAGATAATCATCTACATTGTATTTTAATGCACTTTTAGCATAGTTAAAGTCGTCGTAGCCACTTATAATAACTTTTTTTATAGAAGGGAATTTTTGATGGATTTCAGAAGAAAGCTGAAGGCCATCTATAACAGGCATTCGAATATCTGTGAATACAATATGCGGCGTATGTTTTTTAACTAACTCTAAGGCTTCGGCACCATTACGAGCAGTAGCAACCACTTTAAAATGGCTGTCGGTCTCTTCAATGTTTCTAACAATATTTTTTAAGATAAGTTTTTCATCATCCACCACAATCACAGAAAAAACAAGATCTTCATACATAATAAACGACCTCCTGTTATTAAATGAACACTCTAGAGAAAGGGAATTATCTAATCATAAATAATTCTATATTGATATAAAGCTTCACAACTGAGATGTTGTTAATTGTAACTATAAGACTTTTGTAAAATGGTTAAAAATATACATATTACATGATAGAAATAGCTATGTAAACTAAATGTATAAAAAAATATAATAAGGATATAAAAGCAAGTTCATTATATTTGTTAAAAATGATATTGTCAACAATATGTAAATGGTAAAAATGAATTTGTAAAATAATGAGGAGGGTAAAAATGAAAAAAATATTTGGAGCAGTATTAGCAGGAGTAATGCTTACTAGTATGACTGCATGTGCAGGAGGAAAAGAGGCAGCACCAACACCACCAGCAGCAGACACAACTAAAGAAGTATCGGAAGCAAACGCAAAGCAGGACGTAACGATTTCTTATATGGCAGGTCAAGACTGGGTTTATGATGCGGAGATGAAACTGGGAGAAAAGTTTACAGAGGAGACAGGCATTAAAATTGATTATCAAATTATTCCTTCTGATCAATACACTAATCTTTTATTAACGAAACTTAATGCTGGAGAATGTGCAGATATATTTGGAGCTCAAAGCGGCAGTACTGATATACAAACTCAGATTAACGTAGAAAAAACAGCTTTGGATCTTTCGGGTGAAGCGTGGGCAAGTACAGTGGATCCGTTAGTAGCTAAAGAATTATCTGTAAACGGCAAACTTTATGGACAACCTACAGCAGACACTTCAAGTGTATGGGGCATTGCCTATAACAAAAAAATATTTACAGACCTAAGTCTTGAGATTCCAACAAATTATGATCAATTTAAAGCAATTTGTGAAAAGATTAAAGCTGAAGGGATTACGCCTATTTATGAATGTATATCAGATGGATGGCATCATGTACTGTGGTATCCAGAAATAGGTCCAGTCTATGAAAAAGCAGCACCAGGGCTTGCTGAAAAGCTTAATATGAATACAGCGAAATTTGCTGAGAATGAAACCATGAACAAAGTACTTAGTCAAATCAAAGAAATGGCTGAGCTTGGTTACTGGGGTGATAACTATATGTCTAACACCTATTCAGATGCGCCTAAGAATATAGCAAGTGGCAAATATGCTATGTTTGTAGCTAATCAAGGTTTTGGCGCAGAAGTTAATGCAGTAGACCCTAATTTTAGTGCAGATGATATAGGTTATTTTGTTATACCGCTTGCAGATAATCAAACTTTAAATGTGAATCCTTGCGGACCTTCAAGATTTGTTTATTCAGGTTCTAAAAATGCAGAAGCTGCAAAAAAATATCTTGAATTTTTGGCAAGACCAGAAAACCTTCAGTATATGATAGATAATGTGCCAAAATACAATAAGCTTCCTTTCCAAGGTGTACAAGATAAATATACTGAAACGATTAAAGAATTTTATAACAGATATCCAGAACAAGGTGCAGTATATCAAGTAGCTATTAAATATCTTAATCCACAGTGGATGGATATAGGAAAAGATTTAACTGCTATGTTAGTTGGGGATATGACACCTGAAACAGTTCTTAAAAATATTGATAAGAAAAGAGAAGAACAGGCAGTAGCAGCAAAAGACGCAGCCTGGAATTAAATTCTAACATAGACAGATGATTTTAATTACAGCCTAATAGCCTAAGCTGCGAGGCTGTAATTATATCATATCAATATATCACAGAAAGCAGGTTATTATATGCAAAAAAATAAGGTCTATCCCACTTATTTCATTTTTGGAGCACTCGTTCTTTACTTGATGCTTTTTGTTATTCCGTCACTTATGGGGATAGGATATTCTTTTACAGATTGGTCATCTTATTCAGATGAAGTTAATTTTGTAGGCTTGAAGAATTTTAGAACGATTTTTTCCGCTAGTGAAAATTACCTTAAATATATGGGTAACACCATTTGGTTTACAGTTGTTACGACCGTTTGGAAAAACGTATTAGGCCTAGCATTTGCAGTCCTTCTTACTAAAAACATTAAAGCACTTAACTTTCATCGTGGCATTATGTTCATGCCCTCTGTACTTTCTACACTTATTGTGGGCATGATTTTTAAATCTATTTTAAATCCACAAATTGGACTACTTAATACAACCTTACGCAACATGGGATTAGAGTTTTTAGCAAAGCCTTGGCTTGTAGATCCTGCAATTGCTTTTAACTCGGTTATGGCAGTAGATATTTGGAAGGGAACAGGCTATATCATGACAATTCTAATTGCAGGACTCATGTCTATATCTACTACTTACTACGAAGCAGGGGATATAGATGGAGCTAGTGCATGGCAAAAGTTTAGATTTATTACCTTTCCGCTTCTGCTCCCTACCCTAACAACAACTACTGTACTTAATGTCATCTATGGATTAAAGGTATTTGATATGGTTTACGCGCTTACAAATGGTGGACCAGGTTATGCCACAGAAGTCTTATATACTGGCGTTTTTAAAGAATTCGGATTAGGGAAATATGCAGTTGGAACTACGCTTTCAACAGTAATGTTCGTCTTTATGGTTATTATAGGTTACTTTATGATTAAGTTTATGACTAAAG carries:
- a CDS encoding methyl-accepting chemotaxis protein: MARKLKKKLSQKKFSTPKFTQKWSIGSFYLKKRGSASIKRKLVTICILFAIIPLLLVNVISSSVSKQALRKTSEKLTSELVRQISVNVNAYISEVEINVTQFAVVDLVQKKLLTKYISGDALEKFTAAHDIQQSLLFLGSMGKNIKSATLMLADGKLMGGTDKFNEEDLANVQFIESKNGAMWQKGLGTLEDDIFFIKNIEALSENDKCVVVVSVNAQAFINNLETIELLDGANLYITDNAGNMIYNKDPKVKTVDQAIWSEIDKEKEFGTTSTAKTLITYSLLPNDWHIIAEIPVRSLTSQLDASTVIIWILIFVIGALAILVGSLVSNSFSNPIINLMTLMKRAEEGDLTVQMPAKGNDEIARLCTSFNHMIKNIRGLLKDTKHVIIETLEESKILRNSTEQSVETFEQLSMSINGIAEGTNHQAEDAQESSVVMTNLSDSMQDVMHKTNTIFENNQGAKEMIQVATSSMQFLSVTMKSSILASAQIHKSIIELSGLTKSIEDIMKLVDGISGQTNLLALNASIEAARAGAVGKGFAVVAHEVRNLAEQSKSATVGVRRTLNNIEAKTKDTVNLVEKSRETFASQEEAVKQVYEIFYSIIDILKHMDLDLEQVNDKVKSMRTLKEEMVNKIDNIAIVTQESAASTQEVSALSEEQKTVVENLYDLSNRLTFAMENLNATIQTFDVD
- a CDS encoding response regulator transcription factor, whose amino-acid sequence is MYEDLVFSVIVVDDEKLILKNIVRNIEETDSHFKVVATARNGAEALELVKKHTPHIVFTDIRMPVIDGLQLSSEIHQKFPSIKKVIISGYDDFNYAKSALKYNVDDYLLKPINNDELKTLLLSLKQSLLTELNDSSLLPNSTQQTPKEIVMLVQQFMHTNYKSPIDLNTLSAQFGFSSSYLTKIFIKYTNTSPLKYLTDYRITIAKQLLINPELSIKSVAELCGYPDPFHFSRIFKKATGESPANYRITYRNSQFNQHRKSEL
- a CDS encoding ABC transporter substrate-binding protein, which gives rise to MKKIFGAVLAGVMLTSMTACAGGKEAAPTPPAADTTKEVSEANAKQDVTISYMAGQDWVYDAEMKLGEKFTEETGIKIDYQIIPSDQYTNLLLTKLNAGECADIFGAQSGSTDIQTQINVEKTALDLSGEAWASTVDPLVAKELSVNGKLYGQPTADTSSVWGIAYNKKIFTDLSLEIPTNYDQFKAICEKIKAEGITPIYECISDGWHHVLWYPEIGPVYEKAAPGLAEKLNMNTAKFAENETMNKVLSQIKEMAELGYWGDNYMSNTYSDAPKNIASGKYAMFVANQGFGAEVNAVDPNFSADDIGYFVIPLADNQTLNVNPCGPSRFVYSGSKNAEAAKKYLEFLARPENLQYMIDNVPKYNKLPFQGVQDKYTETIKEFYNRYPEQGAVYQVAIKYLNPQWMDIGKDLTAMLVGDMTPETVLKNIDKKREEQAVAAKDAAWN
- a CDS encoding carbohydrate ABC transporter permease: MQKNKVYPTYFIFGALVLYLMLFVIPSLMGIGYSFTDWSSYSDEVNFVGLKNFRTIFSASENYLKYMGNTIWFTVVTTVWKNVLGLAFAVLLTKNIKALNFHRGIMFMPSVLSTLIVGMIFKSILNPQIGLLNTTLRNMGLEFLAKPWLVDPAIAFNSVMAVDIWKGTGYIMTILIAGLMSISTTYYEAGDIDGASAWQKFRFITFPLLLPTLTTTTVLNVIYGLKVFDMVYALTNGGPGYATEVLYTGVFKEFGLGKYAVGTTLSTVMFVFMVIIGYFMIKFMTKDEVIE